GGTGCTGGTGACAGGACCCGGCCATCGCATCACACGGCGCGGTGAGGACGAAGTAGTCACCGAGGACATGCATGCCGCAGCTCTGCGTTACTTCACCGACCGGGAGCAGCAGCGCCAGCGCTACGCCGACAAGGCGCCTGCGGACGGTCCGGCAGAACCAGTCGAGACCAGCGTCCTCATCAACCAGACGGTCTTTCCGCGCGGCTGGCCGGAGGATCCAGGCATCCTGGTGCTGCGCAACGAGTTCCCCGCGCCCATTACCATCGGCGCTCTGACCTACCCGACCGTCAGCCACGCCTACTGGGCGCTGGCAGTGGCCGACGAGCATCGGCAGGCTGACATCCTCCGCGCTGACACCCCTTATGCCGCGCAGAAGCTTGCCGAGAACTCCACCCTGCGCAACGGCTGGCCCCAGGCCCGGACGGCGATCATGACAGACCTGCTGCGCGCGAAGTTCAACCAGCACACCGACCTTGCCGAAGCACTGACGAGCACACGAACATCGCGACTGATCTACACCGAGATGGGCTCGACGTTCTGGGGCCAACACGGACAGGAGGGCCGCAACTGGATGGGACGGCTGCTTGAGCTGATCCGCTCCGAACTGGCCGTCAGCAAGCTGAACCTGCAGCTGTGAACGGCAGAAGCGGTCGGACGCGGATCGCCTCAAGGAAGTGACAACGACCCTGTGACACCGCTCCCGGAGGTCACGAAAAGCTTCCAGATAAACGAGAACCTCTGCTCCCCGCGCGTGCGGGGATGGGCCCGAAGCCCTCAACCGAGCGGCCGCGATCATCTCGTGCTCCCCGCGTGTGCGGGGATGATGGTCCCATCCGAACGTCAACAGGCCCCGCCTTGCCGGGTGCTCCCCGCGCACGCGGGGGTGGTCCCCGGCACAAGGCCGCCTCTTCGGCACACAGAACTGCTCCCCGCAGGCGCGGGGTCCCCACCAGTGACAGGGGGTCCGGGTTCGGCTAGACGGGCTCGGCGCCGTGCCGGGCGGCGATGTACTGCTCGGCATGCCCCCGGCCACCGGACCGGGCCTAAAGAGGCTGATGTCGGCGATCACGTCCTGGACGTCACGCGGCTGCAGCCTCGGACAAATGATCTTGCTGCCCGGATGACTCCAGTTGGAACAGGCCGATCGTGCGGGAGTCCTTGCTCAGAATTCGAACGGCAGGGTTTGAGCGGTGAGATCGGTTGGTCGACGGCTGACGGCCGGCCTCGCTGTTGCGGATTACCCGATGGAGCCGTGGTGGTGGTGCGACATGAAGCCGGTTTAAGGGACCCGTGACCTCTTGGTGGTGTGGGACCGGTCACTCCGTCACAGGCAAGCACTCGGCGAGCAGGTCGACGATGTCGTGCCAGGCTCGCTGCGCGTGCTGGGGGTGGTAGCCGACGCCGGGGCGCACGGTGTGGTCGACCGGTGGGTGGTGGAATGCGTGCAGGGCTCCGCCGTAGACCACGAGGCGCCAGTCGACGCCCGCGGCCTGCATCTCGGCGGTGAACGCGTCGCGTTGCGCGGGCGGCATGATCGGGTCTTCCGACCCGACCCCGGCCCACACCGGGCAGCGAATGCGCGCCGCCTCGCCCGGTCGGCCCGTGGTCAGTGCGTTGACTGTCCCGATCGCGCGCAGGTCGACGCCGTCGCGCCCGAGCTCCAGCCCGATGGCGCCTCCGGTGCCGTAGCCGACGGCGGCGATCCGGTCGGGATCGGTCCGCGGCTCGGCGCGCAACACGTCGAGCGCCGCATGACCGATGCCCCGCATCCGGTCAGGGTCGACGAGCAGCGGCATGCAACGGGCCAGCATCTCCTCGGGGTCACCCAAATAGCGCCCGCCGTGAAGGTCGAAGGCCAGCGCTACGTATCCCAGCTCGGCGAGAGCATCGGCCCGGCGGCGCTCGACGTCGCTGAGCCCCATGCCCTCTGGCCCGAGCAGCACCGCGGGCCGGCGATCGACTCCGTCCGGGAGCGCGAGGTGCCCGATCATCGTGAGGCCGTCGGCCGGGTACTGGATCGTACGCGTGGTAATCGTCACCATGGGAGTGGACTGTAATGACCGTCGAGTCCGGTCGGGCGGGCGTTCTGCCGCTGGCAGAACAGCCCGGGAGTGCTTCTGAAATGCGGCGATGGCTCACGAATCCGTGTCCGTGCTGCTGGCCAGCGGCTACTGACCTTCGCGGCAGGTTCCCGGCGTATTCCGGTCCCCACCTCTTGGTGGGACTGCTGCCCGTCAGTGCGGAGACGATCAGTCGCGTTGAGCCTCGTGGGAGGCCTGTCCGCGTCTGCGAGAGCTTCGGCGGGTGATGCGCCTGGTCATAAGAGTGATCGCGGCCCAGGTGATGACCGATTCCGAGTGCTGGATGAGCCGTTCGTAGTCGCGTGCGTGCCGACGGGCGTGCATGACCCGGGCGTGTGAGCGTTCGACGACCCAGCGCCGGGGCAGAAGGACGAACCCGACGGCGTCCTTCGGGCGGCTGACGGTCTTGATCGTCAGGTTCAGGTGCGCCTTCGCCCAGGTCACGAGCTGTCCGGCATAGGCAGAGTCGGCCCAGACCATCGTGATCTCGGGGTGCATCAGCCGCAGCCGGAAGAGGACTTTCTTGGCCGTGCTGCGGTCCGTCATGTCGGCCGGAGCGGCAGGCCCTTGGTGTCCACGACCAGGTGCCGCTTGCGGCCGTTGATTTTCTTGCCGGCGTCGTAGCCGCGGGAGTCACGGCCGACGGTGTCGGCGGCCTTGACCGACTGGAAAGCGCCCAGCCGGCGGCAGGCCCGGCAGAACTTGCGTGAGGCGTACTCTCTGCCGCGGTCTGTGTGGAAGATGACTCCACGCACGTCGCCGCCACGGGTCGTCGCGGCCATGTGCAGCGCGGCCACGACCAGTTCGGCATCATGGCGAGCTCCCATCGCATAGCCCAGAAGGCGGCGGGAAAACAGGTCGATGACCTTGGCCAGATACAGCTTGCCCTCACCGGCGTCGATCTTCGTCTCGTCCCCCCCCACCAGACCATGTCAGGTGCCTCTGCGGTGAAGTCCCGGCGCACGAAGTCCGGGGCGGCCGGGCCGTCTGCCCGGCCGGGTCAGCCCCCGCCGTCTGCACACCTTCCGCGCGACCAGGCTCGGACATGATCTTCGCGATCGTGTTCACCGAGCCCCGCCAGCCCTGCCTCACCAGCCTGATCCAGATCTTCGGCGAGCCGTGGGTGCCGCCAAAGTCGTCGAACTCTTCCTTCACCGCTTCCATCAGATGCTGTCTGCGCAGCTCACGCCGGGTGGGCTGGCGGGTGCGGTGTTTGTAGAACCACGACTGACCCACGCCCAGGGCGCGGCAGGAGACGCGGTGCGAAATGCCGTGCTCAGTCTGAAGTCGCTGATCACCCCGACGACGGATGCCGGGTCCGCCACGGCTGCTTCACCCACAGGACCATGCAGCGTTTGAGGACATCACGCTCCATGACCAGCTCCTTCTTGTCCCGCTTGAGCTAGGCGATCTCCAGTCGCAATCGCTCCAGCTCGTCGCTCCCGCCGGCCGGTGCGGTCCCTCCCCTACGGGCGCGGGAGACCAAGCTTGCCAGGGTGGTCTCGCTGATCCCCAAGTCCTCGGCGACCTCGGTGAACGGGTTCGGGCAACCAACCGGTAATCGGGTTGAACCGGTGCTGGTGGGCGGAGAGACTTGCGCGGTGATCACGGAGCTGTCCCCACGCAATCTGACCTGGGACGAGGTGGATCCCGCCCGTCATCCGTTCGACGGAGAATCGGCGGCGCGGGTGGTGAGATCGCTCAGGCCGGCCGGGCAGGTGCCCCGACGTCCCGATGTACCGCCGGGTGACCGGGCCCTGCACGAGTGGAGCTGGGACGAAGCCAGACCCTGGTCCGACGCCATGACGTACGCCCTGGCCGAGCACTACGGCCGCTGGGTCGCCGGCTGGCGGTGGGCGCACGACGAAGGGGACTTCGACGGGGGGCCGGTCGGCAGCTGGTGCTGCCCCCAGCACTCGGTCACCACCCCGGACGAGACCCTCGATCGCGTGACTGCGGCGCTGCGCGAGTGGCGTGAGTGGCTGGAGAGCCTGGCCACACGATTCGAGGCCTACTCGCTGGACCTGGCCGACATCGACGACCAGCGGATCTTGTGGGACCGCACCGCCCACAACCTGATCCTGCACGTCACCGACCGCACCGGCTGCGGCAGCGCCTGGTACGGGCACTGCCATCAGGTACTCAGCTGGTTCCTCACCCGCTGGGGCGTCGCGGCCGACGACGCCGAGCACCTGGTGGACCGGGCGATCGGAGGCCGGTTCAAGAGCTGGACCGGCCCCGACCCGGTACTGGTCGAGGACATCACCGAGCGGCTCGCGGCCTCCGTGCGGCCGCACGCGGACGCCCGGGCCGCCGAGGCGCCGCTGCCCGACCACCTGGAGCGCTGGCTCGCGGTGCGGGAAGCCGTGCCGTGGCAGGAGGCCCAGGACAGCACCGGGGATGGACCGGTGACGCCGTCCCGCGACGGAGCGGCGGAGGAGATCCGCACCTTCGACGCAATCCTGGACCCCGCCCGCGGACAGGGCCTGCTCACCGCCCTGGAACTGATGCGTGCCGACGCCGCGCGCGGCGCCCGGCTCGACTTCGACCTGATCCAGGGCTGGCAACGACACGTCCTGGGCACGCCCGGGCCGCCGCCGTTCCGCACCTTGGCCGCCTTCGCCAAGGGCGGCCGGGAACGGTACGGGATCGGCCCGGACACCCGCGCCCGCCTCGACGCCTGTGTGGCCGAGAGCGCGAAGGACGCCGCCCGGCCCCTCCCGCTGACCGCCCGGGCCGCACGCGCCTTCCTCGACGTCTGCTTCTTCCACCCCTTCGACGACGGCAACGGCCGCTCCGCCCTCCTCACCTGCCTCTTCGTCCTGGCCCGCGAGGGTGTCGCGCTCGACGGCGTGCGACTGCTGCGCCGTGTCTCCTTCCAGGCCGACGAGCCGCAGGACGCGCTGACCCTCGCCGGGTACGTCGACCTCCACCTGCGCGAGACCCGGCGAAGGACCACCGACCCGGCCTCCTGAACGGCCCGCGGCTGCGTCCCGCTCCGACCGGTGACCCCGGCCGCTACGTCCCACCCGGCCCCGCGACCCCCTCAAACACCAGCTGCTTCGCGGCGGCCAGGATGCAGTCGCGCGGCACCAAGACCAGGGACTCACCCTCGCCGATCGAGGCGCCCAGCTCGTTCATCCGCTCCGCCTCCGGCGCGGTCAGGAGATGCAGCTTCCCGATCACAAAGAAGTCGCCGTCGTCCCGCTCCACGACATCCGGGCAGTTGTTCGCTCCGACGGACCCGCGCTCGGCGGGCGTCGATCCGATACGGCGCATGAGGCTCCTTGCGGTGACACGATCGGTGTTATGAACACCAGTACGGACTGGACCTACCGGGTGTTCGAGCCGCACGGGTCCGAGGGCTGGCGCCCCTACGGCAGCGACCCCGAACAGTGGCACGGCGTGATCACCGCCGCCGACACGGACGAGGGCGCCAGGCACGCCATCGGCCGCATCGTCGCCGACCTCATGACCGAGTGGGAGAGGAACGGCCTCCACCATGCGATGCACGTGCGCGTCTTCCTCTGGCACGACGAGGCGGGCGAGATGGAGGATGCAGACTTCGTCGTGGAGGTCCGGCCCCGCTCGGACTTCGACACGGCGTGACGGATCAGGAGGCCCGGCGGCCGAAATCCGCATCGGCGGCAACCCACCCGCGGGCACCGACACCCTGGGTCAAGGGAACTGCAGGTACGCCCCCCTGTGGCGGAGATGAGGGCACCCCTCGGCACCGCGCAAGATCTCCCCCACACAACGAAAACGCCGCCCAGTACAGCTGAGCAATAGCAGACCGCGACCGAGATCAATAAGCAATGCGACAGCCACGCCGCACCAAACACCGCACGAGCGAAGCCAATGCGGAGCTAGGTCTTGTCCGGGCGATCATGTGCGCAACCAGATGACCAGGGCCGCTGCGGTGGCCATCGTCGACCGCCTGACCTTCAATGGCACGATCATCGAGACCGGCACCGGCTCCTACCGCCTCGCCTCCACCCGGGCCCGGGTGGAGGAACCCGCCAAGGCCGGCTGACACCTACAGGCCCCACCTCGACGGCGCGCCGATCTTCACGGGCCGCGCGCCGTCCCACCCCGTCTTTGAACCTCGATTGATCTCCTCGCGCTCGCCCGGCTTCATCGCGATGAGTGCGGACACTGCCGAGCACGACCTCAGTCGGACAGCACGACCGGGGACCACACGCCGAACCACTGCTCGGCGCCCCAATCCTCGTACCGTTGCACCTCGGTGAACCCCAGCTTCGCCGCGAGGCGCATCGAGCGCTCGTTGGCGGTCTGGGTGGTGAGCACCACCGGCTCGCCGGGCAGCGCTCCGGCGCACCAGTCGAGTGCCGCCGCGCACGCCTCCGCGGCATAGCCGTGTCCCCACGCCTGCGGCAGGAACATGTAGCCGAGCTCGGCCTCCGAGGTCCCGGGGCGGACGTGGACCGGATGCTCCGGGTCGCGCCGGTCGAGCGTGACGATCCCGATCATCGCCCCGTCGAGATCGACCACGAAGAGGCCAGGGCGCCGCTTGGGCGCCTCGGGCACCTCCCGCTCGAACTCGTCACGCTGTCGAGGGCCACCGATGTAGGTGCCCACCTCCGTCGAGGTGAACAACTCGATGACCGCCGCACGGTCCCGGGCCTCGGGCTTACGGAGCACGAGCCTCTCGGTCCTGATCGGGGCAGGTGGCCAGGCGATGGGTCCTAACTCAGTCATGCAGGCCAGCTAAACAGCAGGCGCCGTAGCGATCAAGGCCCGCGGCTCCTCGCCCAGAGCGCTCTGCGGGGCGTAGCGGACCGGGTAGTAACGCTCCCATGCCTCCAGGTCGTAGGGCGGGCGAGGTCCGGTCCGAAGTAGGTGTCGCTTGCCTGCACGGCCGCCGGTACTCAGTGCCGCGCGGCTGTCGCCGTCCGTGGCCCGATAGATGACCACCTGCCGCTGGGCAGACGCCCATCCCGGTTGCAGCGGCCGGCCGCCTGCTGCATCGACTCCGCCGGCGCCCACGCCTGGTACACACGCGGGAAATCAAGATCAACACCCGCCTCGATCAAGCTGGTGGACACCAACTGCACCGGCTCACCGTCGGCCGGCCAGTAACTCCTTGACGTGGTCGATGACTTCACGGCAGTGCGCGCCCGTCATCCGGGTCGGGAGATGCCACACCTCTCACCGCCGACCCCTGGCCTTCGAGGTGACGGTGCAGGCGGGCCGCATCCTTGGTGGTGCCCGCCGCGATCAAAACCTGCCGGTGCCCTGCCGACTCGTCGGCGATGCTCTCTAGGGTGACGTCCTCACCCGTCCGCCACTCAAAGGTGACCCGGCGCAACGCTTCGAACAGAGCGGATGGATCCTCCACGATCCCCCCGCTGAAGGCCCCTCCACCTGGGCAGCTCCCAGAACGACGGCTAGGTGGCCGTCACCAGCAACACGGCGACCCCGTAATGATCCACCAGCCCGCGCAGCACGCTCAGGATCGGAGCGAGTAAACGGTCCGGCAGGGCCTGAACCTCATCCAGCACGATCACGGAGCCGGCCAGGTTGTACAGGCGGCGCATCTGCATTTCTGCAGCGGCGGTCGTCCCCTGGGGCGGCTGAGGATCGCAACCTCCTACCGCACCCACACCCGGTCGCGGACGTCCGGGGTGGCGGCTGTCCTCCGGGATGGCAGAGGTCCGCAGCTCCTGCGACTGCAGTCCCTTGGCCAGGCCGTGGGCGGAGTAGCGGCAGTCCTCTGGGACGGCCGAGAGTCGCAACGGCGGGGTGTTCGTCCTGTCTCAAACGTCCCACACACGTGGCGGTCGCCCTCGGGGGCAGCCGAGAATCGCAACCACCTCTTGACCATTTTCCGATGGGCGCCGACCCGGGTGGCGGCCGTCCTCGGGACGGCCGAGTGTTTGTAAGCGCTTCTCTGGGCACCGCCGCACGGACCAGAAGTGGCTCCATGGTGTACGAAGTTGATCTGGCCCCGCCGCCGATCGGAAAGATCGGTAGAGCGGTGGGCAGACGCCGGTAGGGTGGCCTGTTGTGGACACGAGGGCAGGAAACGAGATGGTTGCGGTTCCGTCGGGACAGGTGACGCTGTCGGACCGGCGGACGCAGAGCAGTTGGCCGGTCGAGGTCGCGCCGTTCCAGATGTCGGCGCTCCCGGTCACGCAGTCCTGGTACGCACGAGTCACGGGCCGACGGCCGAGTAGCGCCCAGGATGAGAGGCTGCCGGTTGAGGGTGTTTCATGGTGGGACGCGGTCCAGTTCTGTAACGCCTTGTCCCAACGGGAGGGGCTGGCGCCCGCGTATCGCCTGTGCGTCGACGCCGAGACGGCCGAGTGGGACAGCTCCGCAGACGGATACCGGTTGCCGACCGAGGCCGAATGGGAGCACGCCTGCCGTGCGGGCACTACTGGCCCGCGGTACGGACAGCTCGACGAGGTCGCCTGGTACCAGGGCAATTCCGATGGGCGGATCCACTCTGTCGGCGGCAAGAAGCCCAACGCATGGGGCCTGTACGACATGCTGGGCAACGTGTGGGACTGGTGCTGGGACCTCTACGACACCGAGGTGTACGGGGCCTACCGGGTGCTCCGTGGTGGTGGATGGGCCGACGAGCACTGGAGCTGCCGGGCGTCGGTGCGGCGCCGCAGCCACCCGACCTTCCGGATCGACGACGTGGGATTTCGCGTCGCGCGCTCCACACCACTGGCTCAGCCGTAACAGCCTATTCCGAATCGGTCAGTTAAGCGGGGGCGGCTGTCTCCGAGGCCGGGTGACGTGCCCTCTCTTCAGTGGGCGAGGTCGTCAAGTGCCACGACTGTGCCTGTTTCTTCGGGCTCTGGTCCACTTCTTGTGGTCGCGTACGCAGGGTGACTGTTGATCTTCGTGTGGTGGCGGTTGAGTTCGCTCGAAAATCGCCCGGCTGGATGGTGGTGTGGTCGACAGTCCTTCGCCGTGGACGCAGCGAATGCCGGAGTTGGATGAGTTGCTGTTCTCCTCGATCGAGGGTGTGTTGTCGGTCGAGGTGAGCGACACGGTCGTCTGGGTCAAGGCTCGTACGACAGCAGGGCGGCGGCCAGTCCGGGGTGTGGATGCCAGTCGGGCGAATACATGGCTCTTACCTACGGTTCCCTCGTGACATGCCGACCGCGGGCAAGTTCGTTGTGGTGTTGTTGCGGGTGCGGCGCTTCCTCTGCGAGGAAGAGTCCTGCGAGCGCAAGACCTTCGCGGAGCAAGTACCTGGCCTGACCCGCAGGTTCGGGCGACGGACCGAGCGGCTGCGGTCGACGCTGGTGTCGGTCGGTCTTGCGCTCGCGGGCAGGGCCGGCGCCCGGATGACGGACGCCTTCAAGGTTCTGGTCAGCCGGAACACCCTGCTGAGGCTCATCGCCTCGCTTCCGGACCCCGTCGCCGCCACACCCCGCGTGGTCGGCGTGGCCGAAAACGCCCAGCGCAAGGGCCGTGTCTACGGGACCGTGCTTGGCGACGTCGAGACACGTCGCCCGGTCGATCTCCTTCCCGACCGGGACGCGGACACGCTCGCGGCCTGGCTCTCTGAACGGCCCGGCATCGAGATCGTTTGCCGTGACCGGGCTCCCCTCTTCGCCGAGGGCGCGACCCGCGGCGCCCCACAGGCTCTCCAGGTCGCCGACCGGTGGCACCTCTGGCACAACCTGGGCGAAGCGGCCGAGAAGTGTGTCTACCGGCACCGCGGCTGCTTACGCCCCACGCCGGAACAGCTGGAGGAACCCCCGGAGGAGCCGGAGCCAGCCGCGTCATCGGCCTGGCCGACAGGGCACCGGTTCGCCGAAGTGGCAGGGAGTGCCGGTCCAGGACAGCACGTTGCTCCACGTCACCCAACTGCCGTTCGCGCCGAGCGCGGTGTGCAGAACGGTGCGGTGGATCTGGTCCGCCGCGGTCACCTGCAGCCCTCCGCCGACCGAGGCGGCCGACAGGCTTGGGAACCAGTCGTTGCGGTAGACGCCGCCCGGCGCCACCTGGTCGGGAGCGGTCCAGGTGCCGTTGGGCTGCTCTATGGTGTGCATCAAGCGTCCGTTGGTGTCGATGTGCACCAGGCGCACATGGGTTCCTACGACGGCTGCCGCGAGGTGGTTCTGCGTGGGCTTGGAGGCCACCCGCACCGGCGCCAGGCCGTGCATCTGGGTGGGGGCGGGCCAACTGCCGTCCGGGTTCCGGGTGGTCTCCTCCAAGATGACGTCCCGGCCGGTGGGCTGCTCGATGAACGGACGCAGGCGACCGTTTTGCACCACGTCGGTGAAGTCGTAGAAGGACCAGCTCTTGAACAGCTGCTTGTTCGGGGCCCACTTGCCGTTGGCGTATCGGGCGGTCTGCAGGACCTCCCAGTTGGCGCCCTGCACAAGCAGGTCGAGCCCGCCCTTGCCGGCCATGGCCGCCTGGTGGGCCGGGGAAGCAGTTCCTGCCGAGGATGCGGCGGCCGCCGCCTGTGAAGCAGCGGGGGCTGCCAGGGGAACGATGCTGATGGCGGCGGCGAGGCACAGCTGGGCTACCCGCCGAAGGTTTGGCTTCAAGGAACCCTCTGACGCGTAGGAGACAGACGGGGACCCTAGAGGATGCGTGAGGACCCGAACAGACGTGCGTCCGGCGGATCCTGTCGTGGCCGTGCGACCGCGCCACCCCGACAGGAGCCGCCGCCACCGCCCGCCGCTGACCTGCGGCCCGGTCCGGGTGAAGGCATCAGCCGGCACTGCCACGGCACAGGACCTGTCGGAGGTTGGTGATCTCGTCCAGCAGCGAGTTCAGGCTGACGTTCCCGGGGTGGGCATTGATCTGTGACAAGACCGCCTCGATGTCTTCGGCCTCCTCGTCCCTGGGTTCGCCGTCCCGGTTGCCAACGACGTCGGTGAAGACCAGGGCGCCCAGCCGCCGCGTGCACCCCTCGGCCCGTGCCAGCCGGGCGGCGACCTCTTCGATCGCGCGTTCCTCGGCCTGGTGGAATTGCGGAGCGGATGATGGTGGTGACCTGGTCGGCCGTGGGCGGCTCGATCAGGTCGGTGCGCATCTGCTTGAGCAACTCGGCGCGGATCGGCTCCTTGCGGCGCTCCTTATGCCGCCAACTCGCCGGCCGCGACGCCGACCTGGCGGGCGACGTGCTCGACCGCGTCGCGCGGAAGTTCCAGCCGCATCTTGGGGTGCCGTTACTGAGGTTTGAGGCGGGATGTCGTTGGGGGGTGACGGAATGTGATCGTCGCGGTATGCCGGTTGTGTGAGGTATCCGCAGGGTGGTGGGCTGACGCCTGAACGGCAGGTGTTTCGCGAGCGGATCCGGATGGAGGCCGCCGAGCGTTTCGTCGCAGGTGCCTCCAACGCGGAGGTCGCCATGGACTTACGGGTGAGTGTGCGCTCGGTGCAGCGGTGGCGACGGGCCTGGAAGGACGTCGGCACCGAGGGGCTGCGATCGGCTGGACCGGTCTCGAAGCCGAAACTGAGTGACAGGCTGTTCGCCGTCCTGGAAGTCGAGTTGGCCAAGGGTGCCGCGGCGCACGGCTGGCCGGACCAGACCTGGACTCTGGCCCGGATCAAGACGCTCATCGGGCGGCGGTTCCACAAGTCGTTCACGCTCTCCGGGATCTCGCTGATGCTGCGACGCCACGGCTGGAGCCACCAGGTCCCCGCGAAGCGTGCGGTGGAACGGGACGAGGCAGCCGTCGCCGGATGGGTGAAGGAGACCTGGCCATCCGCGGAAGCACCGCGGCGGCGCTCGACGCCTACCTCGTCTTCGAGGACGAGGCCGGCTTCTCGATGACGCCGCCCACCGCCCGCACCTGGTCCCACCGCGGCGACACCCCCATCGTCCGCGTCCGCGGGCGTTCCCAGCGCCGCATCTCCATCGCCGCCCTGGCCTGCTACAGGACAGGCGAGCGCTCCCGGCTGATCTACCGACCGATCGTCCATGCGGACCACAAGGCCGGCGGCCGCCGAAGCTTCGCCTGGACGGACTACCGCGACCTGCTGGCCACAGCCCACCAGCAACTCGGCAGGCCGATCGTCCTGATCTGGGACAATCTCAACGTCCACCGCGACCGCCGATTACGCGAGTTCATCGACTCCCACGCCTGGATCACCGTCCACTACCTGCCGCCCTATGCGCCACAGCTCAACCCGGTCGAGGGCATCTGGTCCCTCCTGCGAAGGCGCTGCCAGGCCAACACCGCCTTCACCGACGCCACCCACCTGATGGACACCCTGCGACGCGGCCTTCGCCAGGTCCAATACCGGTCCGACCTCATCGACGGATGCCTCACTGGCACCGGCCTCACGATGACGACATCACACCTCAAACCTCAGTAACGAGCGGCGAAGGCAGCCCGGCCGCCCGGTGCTCAGCACCACGCTTTCGTGTCGCCCTGGTCGGCCACCGCCTCCGACTCCTCCTCCTAGACGTCGTCTTCGGTCCAGGTACCGAAGGGGACCGGCGCTCCGTGGGCTTCGGCACCGAGCAGCAGCGCACCACCCTTGCGGCGCCAGTCGGAGGGATTTGACTCTGATCGGTACGTCCGGAGGCTCATCCGGTGGTCGCTGTCCTATGACTCCGCATCGCCCGAGCGCCCGCTCAAACCGTCCCAGCCGGCGACGCGCTCGGCGTCCAGCCGTACACCACACCCGTGGACGTGATCCGAGCTGGAGGACCTGGTCGTCGTTTTCCGGACGAATTCGTGCTGTTCCACGAGCCTTTTGACTCCCATCACGTCCGGGACCGATACGAGGGAAGGCAGAAGGGATTCGCCCACCTGGTAGCGAGGGAAGTGCTCTCTTGCCAGCACCGTGACGTCGACGCCCTGACGGGCCAGCAGTGCTGGCGCCGTGGATTTCGCGGGCCCGCAGTCGATGACGAGTACCTGCGTCTTCTCCTGCATGCGCGGCCCTTGCCGGATAGCCGGATATCATCCACCTCGCTACTTTGCGTGACAGACTGGTTACCGTGACGAACGATAACTGGGCGTCGGCCGCTGGGCAGGAAGCAGGGGAGGCTGGCGGCGCGCTTCCCCGGACGCCGGACGGATCGGTGTCAGTGACCGTGGGGGTGGAAGAGGAGTACCTGGTGGTGGACCCGGTCTCCCGCCAGGTGAGCCCGGAAGCCGAGAAGGTCGTGGCCCTGGCCGCGGCAAAACTCGGCGAGCGTGTCACCACTGAGTTCACGTGCTATCAGGTCGAGGTCCGTACCGACCCCCACACCAGCCTGACCCGCCTGGGCGACCAGCTTCGCTCCACCCGCGCCGTCGTCTCAAGAGCTGCCGCTCGCCTCGGACTGGCTGTCATCTCCAGCGGCACACCCGTACTCGGCCAGCGAACTCCCCCGCCCATCACCCCGGGCGACCGCTACGCGCAAAGCGTTGCCACTTACGGCGCCCTGGACCACGAGCAGACTGTATGCGCCGCTCACGTCCACATCGGCGTCCCCGACGAAACCACTGCCGTGCAGCTGAGCAACCACCTGCGTCCCTGGCTGCCTGCACTCATCGCCATGACGGCCAACTCGCCCTACTGGGACGGTCAGGACACGGGATATGCCAGTTGGCGCACCACGACGTGGGGGCGGTGGCCCGTGGCCGGCCCGCCCCCCTACTTCACCTCTCGTGATCACTTCCAGACGCTGGTCGACACCCTCGTCACTTCAGGCACCGTGATGGACCGCGGCAGCCTGTACTGGGATATCCGGCCCTCCCACCACGTGCCCACCCTGGAGGTCCGGATCGCCGACGCCTTGCCCACCGTCACGGACACCGTGCTGCTGGCCGGTGTCATCAAGGGCCTGGCCGCAACCGCCT
Above is a genomic segment from Streptomyces fodineus containing:
- a CDS encoding NADAR family protein, which gives rise to MAIRRRTWRNVDGERIEGTWRHVFLRNGATYFLTDLLIYADGMVDCWGLVTLEEFARQLASGRVATELADGAQASAHHLASWKFAEPHMWLTPEMLLGEIRDDIDQLNGRPDSTARCLAALDAFRSQPTENNRAALREAYEAIPEHLRIYALGDQDSKDWPLRVLVTGPGHRITRRGEDEVVTEDMHAAALRYFTDREQQRQRYADKAPADGPAEPVETSVLINQTVFPRGWPEDPGILVLRNEFPAPITIGALTYPTVSHAYWALAVADEHRQADILRADTPYAAQKLAENSTLRNGWPQARTAIMTDLLRAKFNQHTDLAEALTSTRTSRLIYTEMGSTFWGQHGQEGRNWMGRLLELIRSELAVSKLNLQL
- a CDS encoding dienelactone hydrolase family protein, whose amino-acid sequence is MVTITTRTIQYPADGLTMIGHLALPDGVDRRPAVLLGPEGMGLSDVERRRADALAELGYVALAFDLHGGRYLGDPEEMLARCMPLLVDPDRMRGIGHAALDVLRAEPRTDPDRIAAVGYGTGGAIGLELGRDGVDLRAIGTVNALTTGRPGEAARIRCPVWAGVGSEDPIMPPAQRDAFTAEMQAAGVDWRLVVYGGALHAFHHPPVDHTVRPGVGYHPQHAQRAWHDIVDLLAECLPVTE
- a CDS encoding IS3 family transposase yields the protein MEAVKEEFDDFGGTHGSPKIWIRLVRQGWRGSVNTIAKIMSEPGRAEGVQTAGADPAGQTARPPRTSCAGTSPQRHLTWSGGGGRDEDRRR
- a CDS encoding Fic family protein, with translation MITELSPRNLTWDEVDPARHPFDGESAARVVRSLRPAGQVPRRPDVPPGDRALHEWSWDEARPWSDAMTYALAEHYGRWVAGWRWAHDEGDFDGGPVGSWCCPQHSVTTPDETLDRVTAALREWREWLESLATRFEAYSLDLADIDDQRILWDRTAHNLILHVTDRTGCGSAWYGHCHQVLSWFLTRWGVAADDAEHLVDRAIGGRFKSWTGPDPVLVEDITERLAASVRPHADARAAEAPLPDHLERWLAVREAVPWQEAQDSTGDGPVTPSRDGAAEEIRTFDAILDPARGQGLLTALELMRADAARGARLDFDLIQGWQRHVLGTPGPPPFRTLAAFAKGGRERYGIGPDTRARLDACVAESAKDAARPLPLTARAARAFLDVCFFHPFDDGNGRSALLTCLFVLAREGVALDGVRLLRRVSFQADEPQDALTLAGYVDLHLRETRRRTTDPAS
- a CDS encoding GNAT family N-acetyltransferase — protein: MTELGPIAWPPAPIRTERLVLRKPEARDRAAVIELFTSTEVGTYIGGPRQRDEFEREVPEAPKRRPGLFVVDLDGAMIGIVTLDRRDPEHPVHVRPGTSEAELGYMFLPQAWGHGYAAEACAAALDWCAGALPGEPVVLTTQTANERSMRLAAKLGFTEVQRYEDWGAEQWFGVWSPVVLSD
- a CDS encoding formylglycine-generating enzyme family protein; its protein translation is MVAVPSGQVTLSDRRTQSSWPVEVAPFQMSALPVTQSWYARVTGRRPSSAQDERLPVEGVSWWDAVQFCNALSQREGLAPAYRLCVDAETAEWDSSADGYRLPTEAEWEHACRAGTTGPRYGQLDEVAWYQGNSDGRIHSVGGKKPNAWGLYDMLGNVWDWCWDLYDTEVYGAYRVLRGGGWADEHWSCRASVRRRSHPTFRIDDVGFRVARSTPLAQP
- a CDS encoding tryptophan 7-halogenase, whose product is MQEKTQVLVIDCGPAKSTAPALLARQGVDVTVLAREHFPRYQVGESLLPSLVSVPDVMGVKRLVEQHEFVRKTTTRSSSSDHVHGCGVRLDAERVAGWDGLSGRSGDAES